The DNA sequence CATAGCTCAGTTGGTCAGAGCCACCGGCTCATAACCGGTCGGTCCCTGGTTCGAGGCCAGGTGGGCCCACCAATAGCGACGTTGCCATGGGGTCTGGCATGAGCGGGCCCGCGATGGACACGGCACGAAATGCACCGGCTACCGGTGCATTTTTATTTGGGGTCTCCCATGGACGGTCCCTCCGCGGGGGGGCGACTGCGTGAGCCGCCGCGCCGCGGTCACCGTGAATGACGTGTGGACGGCGCTCGACGAGCGATTCCCGTTCTCCCACTGCGCGGACTGGGACAACGTGGGGATCCTGCTGGGCGACCCCGGCGCGCCCGTCCGGTCGGTCCTCATCGCGCTCGACGCCACGCCGTCGGTGATCGCGCGTCTCCGGCGGCGCCCCGCCGACCTCCTGGTGACGCACCACCCCGTAGTGTTCACTCCCCTGAAATCCGTGCGGCCCGACCCGGGGCCTTCCGCCGCCGCGTTCGCCCTGCTGCGCATGGGCGTGGCGGTCATCTCCGCCCACACCAACGCCGACGCGGCTCCGCGGGGCGTTTCGCACGCGATGGCCCGACGCCTGGGGCTTGGCGGGATCCGCCCGCTGATCCCCGGCGAACCGTCCTCCGGGGCGTGCAAGATCGTGGTGTTCGTTCCGCCGTCCCGCGCGGAAGCGGTCCTGTCCGCCGCCGCGGAGGCCGGCGGGGCGCGGATCGGCGGGTATTCCCGCTGTTCCTTCCGGACACCGGGCACCGGCACGTTCCTCGGGGGGCCGGATTCCTCCCCGCGGATCGGAACGCCCGGAACGGAGGAGCGCGTGGAGGAGATCCGGCTCGAGACGGTCGCCCCGGGGAGCCGGGTCCGGGCCGTGGTGCGCGCGGTGCGGAAGGCGCACCCGTACGAGGAGCCGGCGATCGACGTCGTGCCGCTGCGCGAGGGATCCCTCGGGGGCGGGATCGGGATCGTCGGCGAGCTGCCCGAAACGCTGACGCTCGACCGGGCTCTCGACGCGGTGCGCCGCGCCCTGCGGCCCTCCTGGATCCACGTCGCGGGTCCCCGCCGGAAGATGGTGCGCCGGATCGCGATCGTCGGGGGGAGCGGGGCGGAGTTTGCCTTCGCGGCGCGCGAGGCGGGAGCGGACCTCTACGTCACGGGGGATGTGAAGTACCACCAGGCGCTGGATGCGGCGGCGGGGGACATGCCCGTCGCCGACATCGGGCACGCCTCGGGGGAGCGTTGGATCCTGCCGGAATTCCGGCGGGTGATCGTCGATAGGTTTCCGGGGGCCGTATCGGCCCGTGTCGTCATGGAAGAAGAGCCCTTGCGGGCGGTGCCCGAAAAGCGAAGAAGGGGAGGGGAAAAGCCTTGATGGAGCAAGTGAAGATACTGATCGACCTGCAGGAGGTCATGGGCCAGGCGCGGCGGCTGGACGAGGAGAAGCAGAAGATTCCTTTCGAGGTGGCGGACCTGAAGAGCCTCTTCGAGGAACGGGAGGCGTCGTTCCTGGCGACGGAGCAGGAGTTCGAGACCCTCAAGCAGCAGCGGCGGGAGAAGGAGCGGGAGATCGAGGAGGAGCGGGACAAGGTCGAGCGGGCGAAGGCGAAGCTCATGTCGATCAAGACGAACAAGGAATATTACGCCATGCTCAAGGAGATCGAGGGGACCCGGCGGACGAACGTGGCCCGCGAAGAGGAACTCCTCTCCCTCCTCGCGCGCTACGAAGATGCGGAGAAGCGGCTCGCGGAGCGGAAGGCCGACCTCGACGAGGTGTCGGGGAAGTACCGGGAGCGGATGGTCGACATCGACGCCCGGATGGGATCCTTCGACGACGACATCGGGAAGCTCGACGCGCGCAGGCGCCAGGTGGCGAACAAGCTGGATCCGTCCCTCGTGCGCCGCTTCGAGATGATCTTCGAGCGGCGGGACGGCCTGGCGGTCGTGGCGGCGAGGGACTACTCCTGCACGGGGTGCCACATGAACATCGCCCCGCAGCTGTTCAACCTCCTGCAGCGGGAGGACCGGATCCACACCTGCCCCAACTGCAACCGTGTCGTGTACTACGAGGCGACGGAGATCGAGGCGGCCGGCGAGTGACCCCGGTCGACGTCACGGTGCGCGTCGACGGCGCCAGCCGGGGGAATCCCGGGCCCTCCGGCGCCGGCGCGGTGGTCGAGTTCGGGGACGGGAGGGCGCCGAGGGAGCTTTGCGCCTATCTCGGGGAGACGACGAACAACGTGGCGGAATACCGCGCGCTGCTCCTTGCGCTCGAGGAAGCGTCCCGGCACTCCGTCTCCTCCATCACGGTCCGTTCCGACTCGGAACTCCTC is a window from the bacterium genome containing:
- a CDS encoding Nif3-like dinuclear metal center hexameric protein — its product is MSRRAAVTVNDVWTALDERFPFSHCADWDNVGILLGDPGAPVRSVLIALDATPSVIARLRRRPADLLVTHHPVVFTPLKSVRPDPGPSAAAFALLRMGVAVISAHTNADAAPRGVSHAMARRLGLGGIRPLIPGEPSSGACKIVVFVPPSRAEAVLSAAAEAGGARIGGYSRCSFRTPGTGTFLGGPDSSPRIGTPGTEERVEEIRLETVAPGSRVRAVVRAVRKAHPYEEPAIDVVPLREGSLGGGIGIVGELPETLTLDRALDAVRRALRPSWIHVAGPRRKMVRRIAIVGGSGAEFAFAAREAGADLYVTGDVKYHQALDAAAGDMPVADIGHASGERWILPEFRRVIVDRFPGAVSARVVMEEEPLRAVPEKRRRGGEKP
- a CDS encoding C4-type zinc ribbon domain-containing protein; this translates as MEQVKILIDLQEVMGQARRLDEEKQKIPFEVADLKSLFEEREASFLATEQEFETLKQQRREKEREIEEERDKVERAKAKLMSIKTNKEYYAMLKEIEGTRRTNVAREEELLSLLARYEDAEKRLAERKADLDEVSGKYRERMVDIDARMGSFDDDIGKLDARRRQVANKLDPSLVRRFEMIFERRDGLAVVAARDYSCTGCHMNIAPQLFNLLQREDRIHTCPNCNRVVYYEATEIEAAGE
- a CDS encoding ribonuclease HI family protein, which encodes MTPVDVTVRVDGASRGNPGPSGAGAVVEFGDGRAPRELCAYLGETTNNVAEYRALLLALEEASRHSVSSITVRSDSELLVRQLRGEYKVKAEHLRPLHAEACRRLRVFPSVHILHVPREQNRKADSLANLAIDQHKKG